One Dermacentor andersoni chromosome 6, qqDerAnde1_hic_scaffold, whole genome shotgun sequence genomic window carries:
- the Tcs1 gene encoding threonylcarbamoyl-AMP synthase produces MRVSVTKTRFQGLCSAIVRKHERDTMSSTPKVIPVASPLNRGLDAAKEAASILKAGGVIAVPTDTIYGVAALAQHSESVARLFQLKRRDAGKPVAICVHDVADISQWAEVSIPENLLHQLFPGPVTAVFCRTPRLNPALNPFTNLVGVRVPDSNFIRQTTKLCGGPLALTSANVSSEMSTLTIQEFQSLWPFLDAVFDGGDLSVSGFHREGSTVIDFSLPGCFRILREGCVPHLCRRLLQESHLKEV; encoded by the exons ATGCGCGTCAGTGTAACAAAGACACGCTTCCAAGGATTGTGTTCCGCTATAGTCAGGAAACACGAACGCGATACAATGTCCAGCACACCGAAGGTTATACCAGTCGCCTCTCCTCTAAACCGCG GACTTGATGCAGCCAAAGAAGCAGCATCTATATTGAAGGCGGGTGGAGTGATCGCAGTGCCCACAGACACGATCTACGGCGTTGCGGCACTCGCGCAACATTCAGAATCTGTTGCGCGGCTATTCCAGTTGAAAAGAAGAGATGCCGGAAAACCTGTCGCAATCTGCGTGCACGACGTTGCTGACATATCGCA GTGGGCTGAAGTTTCTATCCCTGAGAACCTACTGCACCAGCTTTTCCCGGGACCAGTAACAGCGGTGTTCTGCCGGACGCCGCGCCTGAATCCAGCTCTGAATCCATTCACAAACCTCGTCGGCGTCCGAGTTCCAGACAGCAATTTTATCAGGCAGACGACAAAACTCTGTGGTGGACCACTGGCACTCACAAGTGCCAATGTGAGCTCAGAGATGAGCACTCTTACCATACAG GAATTCCAGAGCCTATGGCCATTCCTGGATGCTGTGTTCGATGGAGGTGACTTGTCAGTGTCTGGTTTCCACAGGGAAGGGTCCACAGTTATTGACTTCTCATTGCCAGGCTGTTTCAGGATTCTGCGAGAGGGCTG TGTGCCACACCTGTGCAGAAGGCTGCTGCAGGAGTCTCACCTGAAAGAAGTGTAG